From Prosthecobacter vanneervenii, the proteins below share one genomic window:
- a CDS encoding DUF485 domain-containing protein produces the protein MSQKTPVNWEKLEEKPEFRTLMTRKKAFIIPATIFFLIYYLALPVLVGYCPDLMKQKVWGEVNIAYVFALSQFFMAWIMAFIYVRVAAKWDKAAAEVIDGHH, from the coding sequence ATGAGCCAAAAAACACCTGTGAACTGGGAAAAGCTGGAGGAGAAGCCGGAATTCCGCACGCTGATGACGCGGAAAAAGGCCTTCATCATTCCCGCCACGATCTTCTTCCTTATCTACTACCTCGCGCTTCCCGTGCTGGTGGGCTACTGCCCGGATCTCATGAAGCAGAAGGTGTGGGGAGAGGTGAACATCGCCTACGTCTTTGCGCTCTCCCAGTTCTTCATGGCCTGGATCATGGCCTTCATCTACGTGCGCGTCGCGGCCAAGTGGGACAAGGCGGCCGCAGAGGTGATCGACGGACACCATTGA
- a CDS encoding GntP family permease, whose amino-acid sequence MFLLAATSASYWPFVVLAVSVAFIIIGISKLRMHAFVALILAAMLAGLLAGKDSWDIVQKDGKVKAMSSMVGVVEMVSKGLGDTARDIAVSIALAAIIGMCLMESGGADKVVRRFLAFFGEKHAGWALLWSTFILSAPIFFDTMFMLMVPLAMALRMRTGKDYTLYIMAVCCGGTVTHSMTVPHPGPVAVVDDLHLNVGESIIGGMIIGAITCVFGFFVSQWLNRRTDVPLRATGGVSLEDMKGASTKPESELPSFFWSMTPVLLPIILISLTTVFELAHKSAATGAGWGASLVSALGGESGFNGVRAWVDFIGHKNIALLIGAAIALWVLARQRGLSLKKVEDLVGPPLETAGMIILITSAGGAFGLALRSAGVGDAVQSLAQGYSLNLVLLGWVVAAVVRVAQGSATVAMLTASSIMAPMLANTPLGCHPVYLFTSIGFGAMCCSWMNDSGFWVVNRLSGMTEKETLRTWTLQLTADSVIGLLVTLVLSKLVPMV is encoded by the coding sequence ATGTTTCTTCTCGCCGCCACCTCGGCCAGCTACTGGCCTTTCGTCGTTCTCGCTGTCAGCGTTGCTTTCATCATCATTGGCATCAGCAAGCTGCGCATGCATGCTTTTGTGGCTCTGATCCTCGCGGCCATGCTGGCAGGGCTGCTGGCTGGCAAGGACTCCTGGGATATCGTGCAGAAGGACGGCAAGGTGAAGGCGATGTCCTCCATGGTGGGCGTGGTGGAGATGGTGTCCAAGGGGCTGGGAGACACGGCGCGAGACATCGCGGTGTCCATCGCTCTGGCGGCCATCATCGGCATGTGCCTGATGGAGAGCGGCGGTGCGGACAAGGTGGTGCGCCGCTTTCTGGCTTTCTTTGGCGAGAAGCATGCGGGCTGGGCGCTGCTGTGGAGCACCTTCATCCTGAGTGCGCCGATTTTCTTTGACACCATGTTCATGCTCATGGTGCCGCTGGCCATGGCGCTGCGCATGCGCACGGGCAAGGACTACACGCTCTACATCATGGCCGTGTGCTGCGGTGGCACGGTGACGCACTCCATGACAGTGCCGCATCCAGGCCCGGTGGCCGTGGTGGATGACCTGCATCTCAATGTGGGCGAGTCCATCATCGGTGGCATGATCATCGGCGCGATCACCTGTGTGTTTGGCTTTTTCGTGAGCCAGTGGCTGAACCGCCGAACCGATGTACCTCTGCGTGCCACGGGTGGTGTCTCCCTGGAAGACATGAAGGGTGCCAGCACCAAGCCTGAGAGCGAGCTGCCGAGCTTTTTCTGGAGCATGACGCCAGTGCTGCTGCCAATCATTCTGATCAGCCTGACGACGGTGTTTGAGCTGGCGCATAAGAGCGCGGCCACGGGTGCGGGCTGGGGAGCGTCGCTGGTCAGTGCTCTCGGTGGAGAGAGCGGCTTCAACGGCGTGCGTGCCTGGGTGGACTTCATCGGGCACAAGAACATCGCGCTGCTCATCGGTGCCGCCATCGCACTCTGGGTGCTGGCCAGGCAGCGTGGCCTCAGCCTGAAGAAGGTGGAGGATCTCGTGGGTCCGCCGCTGGAGACGGCCGGGATGATCATCCTGATCACGAGCGCAGGCGGTGCCTTTGGTCTGGCGCTGCGCAGCGCAGGTGTGGGCGATGCGGTGCAGTCGCTGGCGCAGGGCTACAGTCTCAATCTGGTCCTGCTCGGCTGGGTGGTGGCCGCCGTGGTGCGCGTGGCGCAGGGCTCTGCCACCGTGGCCATGCTGACTGCCTCCTCCATCATGGCACCGATGCTGGCCAACACGCCGCTGGGCTGCCATCCGGTGTATCTTTTCACCTCCATCGGCTTTGGTGCCATGTGCTGCTCCTGGATGAACGACAGCGGCTTCTGGGTGGTGAACCGCCTCAGCGGCATGACTGAAAAAGAAACCCTCCGCACCTGGACCCTGCAGCTCACTGCAGACTCTGTCATCGGCCTGCTGGTGACGCTGGTGCTGAGCAAGCTGGTGCCGATGGTGTGA
- a CDS encoding four helix bundle protein — protein MTDLPDRTKKFASRIINMYLALPKHDLTKVFGPQILRSATSVAAQTREGKRPKSPKDFISKIEGAIQELEETTLWLELIQDHKLLKPARLKDLFQEASELNAIMTTVVVQAKRKL, from the coding sequence ATGACGGACCTGCCAGATCGCACCAAGAAATTCGCCTCACGAATCATCAACATGTATCTGGCTCTGCCGAAGCACGATCTGACAAAAGTGTTTGGTCCTCAGATTCTGCGTTCTGCCACCTCAGTTGCAGCGCAAACTCGGGAGGGCAAAAGGCCAAAGTCCCCCAAAGACTTCATCAGCAAAATCGAGGGAGCCATCCAGGAACTCGAAGAAACCACACTCTGGCTGGAACTCATTCAGGATCACAAGCTGCTTAAACCCGCCAGACTGAAAGACCTTTTTCAGGAAGCTTCTGAACTCAACGCCATCATGACGACCGTCGTTGTTCAGGCGAAGCGGAAGCTTTGA
- the rnc gene encoding ribonuclease III, whose translation MSELEKVIGHIFRDPSLLQLALTHGSVGYESQRAQADNQRLEFLGDAVLQLALSDLLFQRLPQADEGVLTQSRAQLVSTKALARIARRIGLGAHLLLGRGEEANGGRDRESNLADALEAVAGAVHLDAGTAAAHAFAARLFAEELEALNRGPLDINPKGQLQELIQAVGTEPPHYEIVGSEGPDHAKNFVAAVSWRGCRLGEGSGRSKKDAEVQAAHAALQNPALGGLLRTTREQ comes from the coding sequence ATGTCAGAGCTGGAAAAAGTCATCGGTCACATCTTTCGCGATCCCTCATTGCTTCAGCTCGCCCTCACCCATGGGAGCGTTGGCTACGAGAGCCAGCGCGCCCAGGCGGACAACCAGCGTCTCGAGTTCCTCGGCGATGCCGTGCTGCAGCTCGCACTCTCAGACCTGCTCTTTCAGCGCCTCCCACAGGCCGATGAAGGCGTGCTGACCCAGTCACGGGCCCAGCTTGTCTCCACCAAGGCGCTGGCCCGCATCGCCCGCCGCATCGGACTGGGAGCCCACCTGCTGCTTGGCCGTGGCGAGGAAGCCAACGGCGGCCGCGACCGCGAGTCCAACCTGGCCGACGCCCTCGAAGCCGTGGCCGGAGCCGTCCATCTCGACGCTGGCACCGCCGCTGCGCACGCCTTTGCCGCACGCCTCTTTGCCGAGGAGCTGGAAGCCCTGAACCGTGGCCCACTGGACATCAATCCCAAGGGCCAGCTCCAGGAGCTCATCCAGGCCGTGGGCACCGAGCCGCCGCACTATGAGATCGTGGGCTCTGAAGGGCCGGACCACGCCAAAAACTTTGTGGCTGCCGTATCCTGGCGCGGATGCCGCCTTGGAGAAGGCAGCGGCCGCAGCAAAAAGGACGCTGAAGTGCAGGCCGCTCACGCCGCCCTGCAAAACCCCGCCCTGGGAGGACTGCTGCGAACAACTCGTGAACAATAG
- a CDS encoding SLC13 family permease: MEAWIVIGLLVVAVIAFATEKISVDLVTLSLLCVLVMCGILKADRAFAGFGDRVIILLAAIFVIGAALRETGVLDLMGGFLAQTFGTQPRRLMAVMMAVVGGVSAFMNNTTVTAVFIGPVMGLTRKLRIPPSRLLMPLAFASLMGGTCTLIGTSTNVAVSGAITKLGLQPLRMFEFTGIGLVLMVTGILYMVFFGTRLVPERDKAAVMSGDAMRDYLAEVMVLPNSPLIGQAAFDSDFSALEFQVIKIRRDEQAIDAGPNLRFEEGDVVLVAGKVENLIRVKKIEGLDILEDVTLRSSGIDMRDAQVAEVVLTPRSGFVGRSLRENNFRQRTGLSVLALTRSDRALMHHMADEKLRAGDVLLLQGPSDRFRAYEEGNDMLVITQHQFSAETRRRGLMLLAAFVMAVICSSFEWVPDTVAFVLVAILAVVTGCIKLENAYTNIDWRLLILIGGMMAFGEAMKVSGAAQMTADFITGWLQPLGPFAVFAGFCLLTILLTQPMSNAAAALVVLPVALQAAASMGANQRAFAIGVMLSASASMLTPFEPSCILVYGPGKYRFSDFIKVGGGLTLVMLIVILAMVPVFWPLK, encoded by the coding sequence ATGGAAGCCTGGATCGTCATCGGACTGCTCGTCGTCGCCGTCATCGCCTTTGCCACGGAGAAAATCTCGGTGGACCTCGTCACACTGTCGTTGCTTTGCGTGCTGGTGATGTGCGGCATCCTGAAAGCGGACCGGGCCTTTGCCGGATTTGGCGATCGCGTGATCATCCTGCTGGCGGCCATCTTTGTCATCGGTGCGGCGCTTCGAGAGACGGGCGTGCTGGACCTCATGGGCGGCTTTCTGGCGCAGACCTTTGGCACGCAGCCGAGGCGGCTCATGGCGGTGATGATGGCGGTGGTGGGCGGCGTCTCCGCCTTCATGAACAACACGACGGTGACGGCTGTGTTCATCGGCCCGGTGATGGGGCTGACGCGCAAGCTGCGCATCCCGCCCTCGCGCCTGCTCATGCCGCTGGCCTTTGCCTCGCTGATGGGCGGTACTTGTACGCTGATCGGCACCTCCACGAATGTGGCGGTGAGCGGCGCCATCACCAAGCTGGGGCTGCAGCCGCTGCGCATGTTTGAGTTTACCGGCATCGGCCTGGTGCTCATGGTCACCGGCATTCTCTACATGGTCTTCTTTGGCACCCGGCTGGTGCCCGAGCGCGACAAAGCGGCTGTCATGTCTGGCGATGCCATGCGCGACTACCTGGCCGAGGTGATGGTGCTGCCAAACTCGCCGCTCATCGGCCAGGCGGCGTTTGATTCGGACTTTTCCGCGCTGGAGTTTCAAGTCATCAAAATCCGCCGGGACGAGCAGGCGATCGATGCAGGGCCAAACCTCCGTTTTGAGGAGGGAGATGTGGTGCTGGTGGCCGGGAAGGTGGAGAACCTCATCCGCGTGAAGAAGATCGAGGGCCTGGACATTCTGGAAGACGTGACGCTGCGCAGCTCCGGCATCGACATGCGGGACGCCCAGGTGGCTGAAGTGGTGCTGACACCGCGCTCCGGCTTTGTGGGCCGCTCCCTGCGGGAAAACAACTTCCGCCAGCGCACGGGCCTTTCCGTGCTGGCGCTCACACGCAGCGACCGCGCCCTCATGCACCACATGGCGGATGAAAAGCTCCGCGCTGGTGACGTGCTGCTGCTGCAGGGGCCCAGCGACCGCTTCCGTGCCTACGAAGAGGGCAATGACATGCTCGTGATCACCCAGCATCAGTTCAGCGCTGAGACACGCCGTCGCGGCCTGATGCTGCTGGCGGCCTTTGTGATGGCGGTGATCTGCAGCAGCTTTGAATGGGTCCCGGACACCGTGGCCTTTGTATTGGTGGCCATTCTTGCCGTCGTAACAGGCTGCATCAAGCTGGAGAACGCCTACACGAACATCGACTGGCGGCTGCTCATCCTGATCGGCGGCATGATGGCTTTTGGAGAAGCGATGAAGGTCTCCGGTGCTGCACAGATGACGGCGGATTTCATCACCGGCTGGCTGCAGCCGCTAGGGCCCTTTGCCGTGTTTGCGGGCTTCTGCCTGCTGACAATCCTGCTCACGCAGCCCATGTCCAACGCCGCAGCCGCCCTCGTGGTGCTGCCGGTGGCGCTGCAAGCTGCGGCTTCCATGGGGGCCAATCAGCGCGCCTTTGCCATCGGCGTGATGCTCAGCGCCTCTGCCTCCATGCTCACGCCTTTCGAACCCAGCTGCATCCTCGTCTATGGTCCTGGCAAATACCGCTTCTCCGACTTCATCAAAGTGGGCGGTGGCCTGACGCTGGTGATGCTCATCGTCATTCTGGCCATGGTGCCGGTGTTCTGGCCGCTGAAGTAG
- a CDS encoding SMI1/KNR4 family protein, protein MWRDLLQNLSEDLTFHPPASAEEIARIAAELGIDLPVELHSILSESNGIGGKYGLGLLWEGTRILEDNQRFRNSSEFPDLYMPFDHLLFFGDAGNGDQFAFTILRGGVIRPDIFVWNHEDDSRSWIAPSLKTFYEWWLTGKISV, encoded by the coding sequence ATGTGGCGCGACCTCCTTCAGAACCTGAGTGAAGACCTCACATTCCACCCGCCGGCATCCGCTGAAGAGATTGCCCGGATCGCCGCTGAGCTGGGGATCGACCTGCCGGTTGAGCTTCACAGCATTCTCAGTGAATCGAACGGCATTGGAGGCAAATATGGTCTCGGTTTGCTATGGGAAGGAACGCGCATCCTCGAGGACAACCAGCGCTTTCGGAACTCATCCGAATTCCCCGATCTCTACATGCCTTTCGACCATCTGCTGTTTTTCGGAGACGCTGGAAATGGAGATCAATTTGCCTTCACGATTCTCCGGGGTGGCGTGATCCGGCCCGACATCTTTGTCTGGAACCACGAGGACGACAGCAGGTCATGGATAGCCCCTTCACTGAAGACCTTTTACGAGTGGTGGCTGACTGGGAAGATCAGCGTGTGA
- a CDS encoding addiction module protein — MSEHDDETSGKTEWEAEIDARVKEIQEGRVKLVSADEAIARVRSRLAARRAGLSYAGCSYVPLGGA, encoded by the coding sequence ATGAGCGAGCACGACGACGAGACCTCGGGTAAAACCGAGTGGGAAGCGGAAATCGATGCCCGTGTGAAGGAGATTCAGGAAGGAAGAGTGAAGCTTGTTTCCGCAGATGAAGCCATTGCCCGCGTCCGCTCCAGGCTAGCTGCGCGCCGTGCTGGTCTTTCGTATGCGGGATGCAGCTACGTGCCGCTTGGTGGGGCATAG
- a CDS encoding solute symporter family protein: MTIAQIMFLAFVGLTLLITFYAAKKNTGASAYFAAGRSITGWQNGLAVAGDYMSAASFLGISGAICFSGYDGFMYSVGFLVAYITVLLIVAEPLRNAGKYTMADLLAYRLKPRPVRALASLSTLTVSTIYMIAQMVGAGGIIERLINIQFAPAVIGVGVLMLVYVVFGGMLATTWVQIIKALLLIAGALLLSYLVLQHHHFSFAEFFSSVSKADYGGTSEPKNLMQPGLKYGVAAAGPWGPLDLISLCLGLVLGTAGLPHILVRFYTVPDAKTARSSVVWAMAIIGLFYIMTTFFGFGAATILKKELITTAAGKPDINMVAPILARHLGGEYFFAFISAVAFATILAVVAGLTMSASASFAHDFYSNVIHHGKENRPGAELKVARLTAFCVGAVSIGIAIFLGPSVNTAFLVGLAFAVAASANLPVIIFSVFWKRFNTAGAVAGLSVGLLSSIILILLSPNGVFGKAGAIFPLENPGIVSIPIGFLAAYLGTILTPRDLEAEAKFAELTVRAHTGLGAEKATAH, translated from the coding sequence ATGACTATCGCGCAGATCATGTTCCTGGCCTTCGTCGGCCTCACGCTCCTCATCACTTTTTACGCCGCTAAAAAGAACACCGGTGCCAGCGCCTACTTTGCGGCAGGCCGCAGCATCACCGGCTGGCAGAACGGCCTCGCGGTGGCTGGCGACTACATGAGCGCCGCCTCCTTCCTCGGTATCTCGGGCGCTATTTGCTTTTCCGGCTATGACGGTTTCATGTACTCCGTCGGCTTCCTGGTGGCCTACATCACCGTGCTGCTCATCGTGGCCGAGCCGCTGCGAAATGCGGGCAAGTACACCATGGCCGACCTCCTGGCCTACCGCCTCAAGCCACGCCCGGTGCGTGCGCTGGCCTCCCTCAGCACGCTGACGGTTTCCACCATCTACATGATCGCGCAGATGGTGGGCGCAGGTGGCATCATCGAGCGTCTCATCAACATTCAGTTCGCGCCCGCAGTGATCGGCGTGGGCGTGCTCATGCTGGTGTATGTGGTCTTTGGCGGCATGCTGGCCACCACCTGGGTGCAGATCATCAAGGCGCTGCTGCTCATCGCAGGCGCGCTGCTGCTCAGCTATCTGGTGCTTCAGCATCACCACTTCAGCTTTGCGGAGTTCTTCAGCTCTGTTTCCAAAGCCGACTACGGTGGCACTTCGGAGCCGAAAAACCTCATGCAGCCTGGTTTGAAATACGGCGTGGCCGCTGCGGGTCCCTGGGGTCCGCTGGATCTTATCTCCCTCTGCCTCGGCCTCGTGCTGGGCACCGCCGGCCTGCCGCACATCCTGGTGCGCTTTTACACCGTGCCGGACGCCAAGACCGCCCGCTCCAGCGTGGTGTGGGCCATGGCCATCATCGGTCTCTTCTACATCATGACGACCTTCTTTGGCTTTGGTGCCGCCACCATCCTGAAAAAGGAGCTCATCACCACCGCTGCCGGCAAACCCGACATCAACATGGTCGCGCCCATCCTGGCCAGGCATCTGGGCGGAGAGTACTTCTTCGCCTTCATCAGCGCCGTGGCCTTTGCCACCATCCTTGCTGTCGTCGCCGGTCTGACCATGAGCGCCAGCGCCAGCTTCGCCCATGACTTCTATTCCAACGTCATCCATCACGGCAAAGAAAACCGTCCGGGAGCCGAACTCAAAGTGGCCCGCCTCACCGCCTTCTGCGTGGGCGCGGTCAGCATCGGCATCGCCATCTTCCTTGGCCCCAGCGTGAATACCGCCTTCCTCGTCGGCCTCGCCTTCGCGGTGGCCGCCAGCGCCAACCTGCCCGTGATCATCTTCAGCGTGTTCTGGAAGCGCTTCAACACCGCTGGCGCCGTGGCCGGCCTCAGCGTGGGCCTGCTCTCCTCCATCATCCTCATCCTGCTGAGCCCGAACGGTGTCTTTGGCAAAGCCGGCGCCATTTTCCCGCTGGAAAATCCCGGCATCGTCAGCATCCCGATCGGTTTCCTGGCGGCCTATCTCGGCACCATCCTCACTCCGCGTGACCTTGAGGCGGAAGCCAAATTCGCCGAGCTCACCGTCCGCGCCCACACCGGACTCGGCGCTGAGAAGGCCACCGCGCATTGA
- a CDS encoding MMPL family transporter: MKKPALLRLSFLLLVIVAGVFGVSRLDFDVDPLSLLPQGLPGLQGTRLLREQKRNLLIISVQAEDPSLVEVTAEALAEHLSTRPELCASVRSKSLLQSDPAIIAEVVAYLWLNAPPEEVQKLIASLDPASIAALLAKSKEAAGSSLDLQNATLAGYDPLGLARGALGLMNTSGGDMSSLMGDEFSSADGTLRLLFVTPPGQALADYRAANAWLTQIKTEVREKWLPQQGELKGVKIGFTGDPAFQAEIATGMEGDMRQSIGAVTFIVGFLFWLLHRSVKPLLWLMLAILCANLITLGTAGAIYGSLNVMSMGFAAILTGLIEDFGVVGLHVAREHPGEGFGRICRRALPSVAWSAISIAGIFAMLGLSQLPGVAQLGILSALGVLIGAAVMIFGFLPLGMKAGKLEEHHGSVRVALKMQGVMVGVVLAALVASTVVIGWKGLPRMDFGSAVLRPEKSEAFDVFEAVEQRMLNSSSEPGRNMPLVFAAKDASTLRQSIVATQKALKSQEVEAHLLPLALVPDAEAQKANLSALQSLTTREELLKQAIDAAGFTEVAFALTQRVLGQWREWAAAKPALPLWPKPVVLENLGDIVSQHVEHGMMAVGSVRLAQGRTLETAPVLHAVEKIPGAHAAGWAFLRTSLEPLLKKEILRVCVPTVVIACVLFLLVFHGWRERVFALLTLTASGWILLGGMSAWSLTWNLMSVGAVPLCLGLGLDFTIHVMHSLREPGMSRERIASLGRSLAYCGLSTGLAFGALAVGSNRGLITLGMTAMIGVLTVLVTAAFALPWVWYRRKG, translated from the coding sequence ATGAAGAAACCCGCCCTGCTCCGCCTTTCCTTCCTTCTGCTCGTCATCGTGGCGGGAGTGTTTGGGGTGTCGCGGCTGGACTTTGATGTGGACCCGCTGAGCCTGCTGCCGCAGGGGTTGCCGGGGCTGCAGGGTACGCGCCTATTGAGAGAGCAGAAGCGCAACCTGCTGATCATCTCCGTGCAGGCCGAGGATCCCTCCCTCGTGGAAGTCACCGCCGAGGCGCTGGCCGAGCATCTGAGCACCAGACCTGAGCTCTGCGCCAGCGTGCGCAGCAAGTCCCTGCTGCAGTCAGACCCCGCCATCATCGCCGAGGTGGTGGCTTATCTGTGGCTCAATGCGCCACCAGAGGAGGTGCAGAAGCTCATCGCCTCACTCGATCCCGCATCCATCGCAGCCCTGCTGGCCAAGTCGAAAGAGGCCGCCGGATCATCGCTGGATCTGCAAAATGCCACGCTCGCAGGTTACGATCCCCTAGGCCTGGCGCGTGGGGCGCTGGGCCTCATGAACACCAGCGGCGGAGACATGAGCAGCCTCATGGGCGATGAATTCAGCAGCGCCGACGGCACACTGCGCCTGCTCTTTGTCACTCCTCCGGGACAGGCACTGGCAGACTACCGCGCCGCCAATGCCTGGCTCACACAGATCAAGACAGAGGTACGGGAGAAATGGCTGCCGCAGCAGGGCGAGCTCAAGGGCGTGAAGATCGGCTTCACCGGAGATCCCGCGTTTCAGGCGGAGATCGCCACCGGCATGGAAGGGGACATGCGGCAGTCCATCGGCGCAGTGACCTTCATCGTGGGCTTTCTCTTCTGGCTGCTGCACCGCAGCGTGAAGCCGCTGCTCTGGCTCATGCTGGCCATCCTTTGCGCCAATCTCATCACCCTCGGCACGGCGGGCGCGATCTATGGTTCCCTCAATGTCATGTCCATGGGCTTTGCCGCCATCCTCACCGGATTGATCGAGGACTTTGGTGTGGTGGGCCTGCACGTGGCGCGCGAGCATCCCGGCGAGGGCTTTGGCCGCATCTGCCGCCGTGCGCTGCCCAGTGTGGCGTGGTCGGCCATCAGCATCGCAGGCATCTTTGCCATGCTGGGCCTCAGCCAGCTTCCCGGTGTGGCACAGCTCGGCATCCTCTCGGCGCTGGGCGTGCTCATCGGTGCGGCAGTGATGATCTTCGGCTTTCTGCCGCTGGGCATGAAGGCAGGAAAGCTGGAGGAGCATCATGGCAGCGTGCGTGTGGCCCTCAAGATGCAGGGCGTCATGGTCGGCGTAGTGCTTGCGGCCTTGGTGGCCTCCACGGTTGTCATCGGATGGAAAGGCCTGCCGCGAATGGACTTCGGCTCCGCTGTGCTGCGACCTGAAAAGAGCGAGGCCTTTGATGTCTTTGAGGCCGTGGAGCAGCGCATGCTCAACAGCAGCAGCGAGCCCGGCCGCAATATGCCGCTGGTCTTTGCTGCCAAGGATGCCAGCACCCTGCGCCAGAGCATCGTCGCCACGCAAAAGGCGCTCAAGAGCCAGGAGGTCGAAGCCCACCTGCTGCCGCTTGCACTGGTGCCTGATGCCGAAGCTCAAAAGGCCAATCTCTCTGCGTTGCAGTCCCTGACCACACGTGAAGAGTTACTGAAGCAAGCCATCGATGCCGCCGGATTCACCGAGGTGGCTTTTGCCCTGACGCAACGTGTCCTCGGCCAGTGGCGAGAATGGGCCGCTGCCAAGCCAGCGCTGCCGCTCTGGCCCAAGCCTGTGGTGCTGGAAAACCTGGGCGACATCGTCTCGCAGCATGTGGAGCACGGCATGATGGCCGTAGGCTCTGTGAGGCTGGCGCAGGGGCGCACCCTGGAGACCGCACCCGTGCTGCACGCGGTGGAAAAAATCCCCGGAGCCCATGCCGCCGGATGGGCCTTTCTACGCACCTCGCTGGAGCCTCTTTTAAAGAAGGAGATTCTGCGCGTGTGCGTGCCCACGGTGGTCATCGCCTGCGTGCTCTTTCTACTGGTGTTTCATGGCTGGCGGGAGCGCGTCTTTGCCCTGCTGACCCTCACTGCCAGCGGCTGGATCCTGCTGGGCGGCATGTCGGCCTGGAGTCTCACGTGGAACCTCATGAGCGTAGGGGCCGTGCCGCTCTGCCTGGGCTTGGGGCTGGACTTCACCATCCACGTCATGCATTCGCTGCGGGAGCCCGGCATGAGCCGCGAGCGCATCGCCTCCCTAGGCCGCTCCCTGGCCTACTGCGGGCTGAGCACCGGCCTCGCCTTTGGGGCGCTGGCCGTGGGCAGCAATCGCGGCCTCATCACTCTGGGCATGACGGCCATGATCGGGGTGCTCACCGTGTTGGTCACTGCCGCCTTCGCGCTCCCTTGGGTATGGTACCGAAGAAAGGGCTGA
- a CDS encoding alkaline phosphatase family protein, with the protein MRSLSLTFLAVLVSGLQVFAAPRAEHVFIISIDGGKPAVIAESEAPTLKKIAAEGAVTWQASTIFPSITLPSHTSMLTGVGPDKHHILWNAYTPIKGMVKVPTVFSLLKAADPKAVDGMFVGKVKFRHLWLENSLDVFDFGGPQTAAPVAGSPEIEKDKKPSQMVAKQAAAWIKETKPRLTFIHFPDVDTAGHKDGWGSPQQKEAIKVTDQALWQVWQAIKDAGIADTSVMLISADHGGHDKTHGLNTPDDMIIPWVAWGKGVKKSYTITAPVTTYDTAATALWLLDVPLPADFDGKPVTSAFE; encoded by the coding sequence ATGCGTTCCCTCTCCCTCACTTTTCTCGCAGTCCTGGTTTCCGGACTGCAGGTTTTTGCCGCTCCACGCGCTGAACATGTCTTCATCATCAGCATCGATGGCGGCAAGCCGGCGGTCATTGCCGAGAGCGAAGCGCCTACGCTGAAGAAAATCGCCGCCGAGGGTGCCGTCACCTGGCAGGCCAGCACCATTTTCCCGTCCATTACCCTGCCCTCCCACACCTCCATGCTGACCGGTGTGGGTCCTGACAAGCACCACATCCTGTGGAACGCCTACACACCGATCAAAGGCATGGTGAAGGTGCCCACGGTCTTCTCCCTGCTGAAAGCCGCCGACCCCAAAGCCGTGGACGGCATGTTTGTCGGCAAGGTCAAATTCCGCCACCTGTGGCTGGAAAACTCCCTGGACGTCTTCGACTTCGGCGGCCCGCAGACCGCCGCGCCTGTGGCCGGATCTCCTGAAATCGAGAAGGACAAAAAGCCCTCGCAGATGGTGGCCAAGCAGGCCGCCGCCTGGATCAAGGAGACCAAGCCACGCCTCACCTTCATCCATTTCCCGGATGTGGACACCGCCGGGCACAAGGACGGCTGGGGCTCCCCGCAGCAGAAGGAAGCCATCAAAGTGACCGACCAGGCCCTCTGGCAGGTGTGGCAGGCCATCAAGGACGCCGGCATCGCCGACACCAGCGTCATGCTCATCAGCGCCGACCACGGCGGGCATGACAAGACCCACGGGCTCAATACTCCCGACGACATGATCATCCCCTGGGTGGCCTGGGGCAAGGGCGTGAAGAAGAGCTACACCATCACCGCCCCCGTCACTACTTATGACACCGCCGCCACCGCCCTCTGGCTGCTGGATGTGCCCCTGCCAGCCGATTTTGACGGCAAGCCGGTGACCAGCGCCTTTGAGTGA
- a CDS encoding Fic family protein, which yields MFWAREATATDQVSDQVTDQVKALLKCVGTKPVSALECMKKLGLSHRPTFRQNYLQPALDAGLIERTLPDKPNSRLQKYRRSGG from the coding sequence CTGTTTTGGGCGCGTGAAGCCACCGCTACCGACCAAGTCAGCGATCAAGTCACCGACCAAGTCAAAGCCCTGCTCAAGTGTGTGGGGACCAAGCCTGTCAGTGCGCTGGAGTGCATGAAAAAGCTGGGTCTCTCCCATCGGCCCACCTTCCGCCAAAACTACCTCCAGCCCGCGCTGGACGCCGGGCTGATCGAACGCACGCTGCCGGACAAGCCGAACAGCCGCCTGCAGAAGTACCGGCGGAGCGGGGGGTGA